In the genome of Pongo pygmaeus isolate AG05252 chromosome 9, NHGRI_mPonPyg2-v2.0_pri, whole genome shotgun sequence, one region contains:
- the LOC129009013 gene encoding olfactory receptor 10V1, whose protein sequence is MKGINKTEKMQFFFRPFSPDPEVQMLIFVAFLMMYLTSLSGNATIAVIVQINHSLHTPMYFFLANLAVLEIFYTSSIAPLALANLLSMGKTPVSITGCGTQMFFFVFLGGADCVLLAVMAYDRFIAICHPLRYRLIMSWSLCMELLVGSVVLGFLLSLPLTILIFHLPFCHNDEIYHFYCNMPAVMHLACADTRVHKTTLYIISFIVLSIPLSLISISYVFIVVAILRIRSAEGRQRAYSTCSSHILVVLLQYGCTSFIYLSPSSSYSPEMGRVVSVAYTFITPILNPLIYSLRNKELKDALRKALRKF, encoded by the coding sequence AtgaaaggaataaacaaaactgaaaagatGCAGTTTTTCTTTCGTCCATTCTCACCTGACCCTGAGGTCCAGATGCTGATTTTTGTGGCCTTCCTGATGATGTATCTGACCAGCCTCAGTGGAAATGCTACAATTGCAGTCATTGTTCAGATCAATCATtccctccacacccccatgtactttTTCCTGGCTAACTTGGCAGTTCTAGAAATCTTCTATACATCTTCTATCGCCCCATTGGCCTTGGCAAACCTCCTTTCAATGGGCAAAACTCCTGTTTCCATCACGGGATGTGGCAcccaaatgtttttctttgtcttcttggGCGGGGCTGATTGCGTCCTGCTGGCAGTCATGGCTTATGACCGGTTTATAGCAATCTGTCACCCGCTGCGATACAGGCTCATCATGAGCTGGTCCTTGTGTATGGAGCTCCTGGTAGGCTCCGTGGTGCTGGGGTTCCTGTTGTCACTGCCACTTACCATTTTAATCTTCCATCTCCCATTCTGCCACAACGATGAGATCTACCACTTCTACTGCAACATGCCTGCAGTCATGCACCTGGCTTGTGCAGACACACGTGTTCACAAGACTACTCTGTATATCATCAGCTTCATCGTCCTTAGCATCCCCCTCTCATTGATCTCCATCTCGTATGTCTTCATCGTGGTAGCCATTTTACGGATCCGGTCAGCAGAAGGGCGCCAGCGAGCCTACTCTACCTGCTCTTCTCACATCTTAGTGGTCCTCCTGCAGTATGGCTGCACCAGCTTTATATACTTGTCCCCCAGTTCCAGTTACTCTCCTGAGATGGGCCGGGTGGTATCTGTGGCCTACACATTTATCACTCCCATTTTAAACCCCTTGATCTATAGTTTGAGGAACAAGGAACTGAAAGATGCCCTAAGGAAAGCATTGAGAAAATTCTAG